In Salmo trutta chromosome 24, fSalTru1.1, whole genome shotgun sequence, the DNA window ATTACATGTGTTTGGGCTCACAATGTTCAGTGCTGTGCAACACCAGAACAACCCAATTAGTAAAACAGAGCATGAAGTCAACATTACACACTGTGCACATACAACACACACTTCATTGGTTGAAATTACTGGAAATCTTACATACAGTAACAGACTTTTAATAGACAAAGACAATGTTATTAGACGTTTATTAATTGTATGTAAATAAAGTAAAGATAATGAAATCCATCCATGGGTTGAGCTGTTGGACCCATGGTGCTGATAAGAGTGGTTGCCTATCAACTGCATCTAGGGGTGGGCCAGCTATGTCTGAAGTCCTCCCTGCCAAGGCACAGTGCGGCTGTGAAACCCTGGTTGGCCCACCCCTAGATGCAGTTGCTAGGCAACCACTCTTATCAGCACCATGGGTCCAAGTGCAGCACTGctgttctcttctcctctctcatcttATTCTtattatctctctcctctctttctctgtacttAAGCTAATCACATTTGGAGATATGATATCATTTTGTGAGTATTAGAAACCCCAGAAGCTGATAGTTATGAGTGGTGTAAGCTGTTGTAATTATAATTTATACTTTTgtctttaaaataaataaaaaactggtCACTCAAATGTTTCTAACCTACTTTTGCACCATTTTCTAGGCCACCACACTCAATGTCCTGTATGTAAGGTATTTGTCAGATGAACACATGGTGCTGTTTCTCCAGACATTCCAGGCATGtgcagcacacagacaagaccCTGGCAACAGCTTCTGTTTGAGAAAGGTAGAAGAACTTTAGCCTACTGATTGAGTACTGGTGACAATTGAGGGTTATGCTACTGTTAAAAAGTTTCTATGGCAAATGAGAGAACTATTCATGCATGCCATGTTGAAGAATAAATAGTTTGACTAACTGCTAATGGCTGGTTGGATTGAGAGGTGAGGCAGAAAAAAGCTCTGTACCGGATCGCGCGCGCCACGCTTCATGGAAGAGCACTTCCGCCCGCGCGCACGTCAGCAGGTGCAGAGAGCAGTGGGGGTCTTGCGGCTTCATCATCACTGCATCGAAATTACGCCGGCATATAACAATTTTTACATCAATATTACATTCTCAGAAAATGGTAGCAAAACAAAGGATCCGTATGGCAAACGAAAAGCACAGCAAAAACATCACGCAGAGAGGCAACGTTGCAAAGACCCTGGTGAGACGAAGCTTTTCTTCATGCTGTGTGTGTTCCATCATCAGACGAAAGGAGATGCAAGCATGATGACACCGATTCAGTTAATCATCACTGAGAATTGCATGATTTCAATAAATGTGATCCATCCATTTGATAATGATAAATGATTGATTGTGTAGGCCTATCTGATGTTATGGTTCTAATTGGGTATCATCAAAAAACCCGCATGTTGTAGCCTATCTAATATGATTCATTTCAAACCATTCTGATCAATCACACGAAACATGAAAGCCGCAATTAATGCGTTTTCAAGCCCTTCTACATTCATTGTAATTCATGGGCCGTTGGTTGGGTGGTTTACCAATACTGATGGCTGTATGTTATATAATGGTCGATTATCTTGAATCGGCGGTTTGCCACAGGGTTTACAACCCGGTATTCTCCCGATCAATAAATAATGAGAGATCAATGCCACGTAGATAAAGATCGAGATTGTCGATAAGGATGATGTCATCATCTGATTGAACAGTCCATATAGAAGGCTTGAGGTTGTTGATGAACTCGATGGTCCATCTGTATCCTGACTGGGTCACAAATACACGCACAGTTTTGTATTGCTATGCTTGTAGGGACCATAGAATTCCCACCCAAAATCCtgtttcccctaaccctaaatctaaccctaactctaactttaACCCAaaactaacccctaaccttaattatattcctaattgtaaccctaaacttaacccctaaaTCTAAAATAGCATTTTATGTCCCCACTTGactgaattttccttgttttactattcttgtgaggacttctggtacccacaaggatagttaaacaaaaacacacacacagataatatAGGACAGGTAGTGATACTGATTATTTTGTAACTCTGGAATTTAGGTTTCACCTCCTCATGGGAATTGGTTACACTGGCCTGTATTAGTTTAGATAGTGTACATTAAACACTTGTATAATTGTGCTGTAATAGCCTTAGGGGAATGGGAGGTGTTCATCATTTATTAAATGATCATAACTGCTGACTATAATGTTATAGTATTTGTTATAGTATTCCCAATTTATACACCGTCTAACTGATTCCTTTTTATGGCAGGCTGATTTGTTCTCTTGGTGTTCCTTAAGATGTCGGTTTTTCTTCTGACAACCTTGAATTATGAAACTATACCAGAAATCTTTACATCCCTTCAACATGACTTCATTGTGCAAGGTGACACTGAATGGAATAGCTCACTGTGGAATAGAGATTGTTTTCATTGTTTGTATTAGAATAAAGGAATACTTGGGGTTTGCGCTGTACATTCTAGATAGCTATTGTGTCATCCACAATAATAGTATAGCATAATCAGAAAGCACATGGGTGCTATCCAACTGTATTATGACATCACCCACACCAGACCACATCTTGTGGTTGTGATAGTTTATGATGGTGAGTCTCATGCTGCTGGTCTAGACAGCCAGGCAGGCTGAGGGTTTCCAGAGACATATTGTATATCATGTGTTTTTACATCAGTGGTTTGGTTTCCACTCCTGTTTTCCATAAGAACTAGATGTGTTCATAGCTGTCTGAGGGGCTACATGCTAACTCTGCAGAACTCAGTTTATTATTAGATCCAGTCTATTCTGGTGTAACTGGGTACAAAACACCCACACCGTGATGAGGACAGGGTTTAAAACAGTCAGACAGACTGGACTAACATGGTTTGAAACGTGTCCTATTCAGCATGTTGTTGATGTAGGCCTAAAGGTCATAACACTGTATGAAACTTCATCTAATGGATGTTTGTTCAACCTGCTTGGTCTTCCTCCACCAAGCTGTGTCCTGTAGTCGCATATTCTGCACAGTTTTGACCGCCCTTAAACAACAACTGTCCGACCTTGACCGTCATACTAACTCTGACCTTACGTCCGACCTTATGTCCGGTGTATGTGGCCAGTCGGAGGAGGATGCCTCTCAAGATTTCCTCCTTCTGTAGTGGAGGTTTCCTGGCCATTGTTACACTAAACTTGCTCACTGGGGTTTAAGGCCCTATCAGGTCCTAAAATgacatctctaaaactaaaatAGTTAACTAACGGAAGAACACCGATAACAACTGTTTATTTCAGAAGGATCATGTTGTTTCCAAAGGGGTCCTAAGACAAGACATGACATAAGTAGTGACATTTGGATGACATTTGACCTGTACAGTATGTCTCAGTGGTTGAACATTCTTGTTGttttctctccccactccctctcagCGACCTCAGGAGGAGAAGTACCCCGTGGGGCCCTGGCTCCTGGCTCTGTTCGTCTTCGTCGTCTGTGGATCAGGTAAGGCACAAACATCCAGTGTTCAACATTCTGTTTCACATTAGCCTTGATATTACTCACCTAGGGAACATTGGTTAACCACAGAACTAAACCAATTTTAGTTTCACTTCAGTTTTCTGCTCAATTATTTTGCTTAACTGGATGTTGTCTTGTGTAACAACAGCCACTTTCTCTCTAAGCCATCTTTCAGATCATCCAGAGCATCAGGATGGGAATGTGATCCAGAGGCCCCACAGACTCTCCCCACACCCGCTCATCAGACCTGAGGCTGCTCGCCACCCTACGTACCTCCCTAACACCTCCAGGAGGCCTGGAGGTCCGGACGGCTCTGTGTCCATCAGGGAAGGCCTGAGAGATGAGTGGACCACCCCCCTTCCCCCCTCGATTTTCTCGATCACATGTTTACAGAGTTCCAGACCGTGGAGATGAGAGCTTTTCTACTGACAGTCTAAACCACAACCAATGGCTGGCTCAATCTCGTACAGTGTGTTTTACACCTGCTcatatgtgtgagtgtgagactgtgagtgtatgtgtatgtgtgtgcagtcAATGATGTGACTGGCTGCTGTGCAATACTGCTGTGTTTCTATATACACTcaccggacagtttattaggtacaccacctctttcacgaaaatggatcgctcctactgACAGTGaccatggcttgctatataaagcaggcagacaggaatCTAGACATTCAGTCACTGTtcaattgaacgttagaatgaGCAAAACAATTGACCTAAGCGACTT includes these proteins:
- the LOC115161056 gene encoding stress-associated endoplasmic reticulum protein 2, encoding MVAKQRIRMANEKHSKNITQRGNVAKTLRPQEEKYPVGPWLLALFVFVVCGSAIFQIIQSIRMGM